The Vigna unguiculata cultivar IT97K-499-35 chromosome 1, ASM411807v1, whole genome shotgun sequence nucleotide sequence CTATATTGTGAGGCAGGCTGCAAAGAGTGTTGTGGCAAATGGACTTGCGAGAAGGTGCATTGTCCAAGTTTCTTATGCCATCGGTGTCCCTGAGCCATTGTCAGTCTTTGTTGATACCTATGGAACCGGAAAGATTCCCGACAAGGAGATTCTTCAGATTGTGAAGGAGAATTTCGACTTCAGACCTGGAATGATCACCATTAACTTGGACCTGAAGAGGGGTGGCCACAGGTTCTTGAAGACAGCTGCTTATGGACACTTCGGAAGGGATGACCCTGACTTCACATGGGAAGTTGTGAAGCCACTCAAGTCAGAGAAGCCTCAGGCATAGGCGTGTGGTGAAGAATTTAATCTCTTCCTTCCATGGATGTCTTGCTAAGTATTGATGAATAATTTGCATGTTTCATTGCTAAATCTTAGGTGTAATGCCCATTTCCTTATCATCATACATAAActgttcttctttttttttacttccaatttatttgttggtaattcaatattattactcttttgatgcaattaaattttatctgaATTTTGTCCCTATTGATTGTAATTTGAAAGGGTGAAAAAGCCCATGCAACGTATTttatctttagcaaaattgaaaAATTCCCTCTCTTAAGACGTCTCTCTCAGATCTCTGCAGTTTTTCTCTAATCAGCAATAGGGTTTGATGCTTCAATTTGTCTTTCggttttgattttctttttctattttcatttgtCCAATTTGATTATGGAATTTGCCTATGTTTTTCTACAATTGTAGTAAAATCATTATTCTGATGGTGTTTCAATAATGTCTATTTGGAACCGAATAATCTGTCAAATGTCATTTTCATGCCTGAACTTGTTTCTTTTCCTGCACTGAACTTAGGATCAGTTCTTATCATACTTGATGGATGATGCCATTGGTTCACCTTAGCTTGAAATTTCTAGTTTTGGCCTTGAAAATATGATAGTATGAAATTGAATTGCATTTTATAATCATCTGTAAATAATTAAGAAGGCAATTTTCCTTGGCCATTCAAATTCAAGGACAAAAATTCATGGATTCAAGATTGACATAAGGAGGCAATTTATTCATtgacttttaattaaataataatgcaaTCGTTTCTACCTTATCACtgacttttttaattaagatcATAAGTATAACGCTgaaaaaaattgttctaaattttgtatttattctaTGAGAACGTTTACATTACAGATATAGTAACTGGTTTTGTAAACTTCATAACTTCTGAAACTGGTATTTTTCTTATGGAAGAATAGAGTTCCAACATAACTTGTATTATGCCATATTCCACTTCATCACCAATTCGTCTTTATCTAGTCTGTGGATAATCTAAGCAACCAGAAAGGGAGCATATTATGTAAGAGAAGGATATTCTCTTACAAATGTTTGCTTAAtggattaatttttatttatttattcttatattttctaaCCATTGCTTTTCGATggattgaaatttattaaaaattattaaactttggttttaattttttatttaacaagtATTACTCGTTATTTTATaccttttcaataaattttaaaatgttcgATATTACTCACACTTTTATATGAAGATAAGGTCAATTTTAAAAgtgtaattttttaacaaatgcTTTTTAAAAGTTCAATATACTGTATATTatcttacaaatttataaactttttagatacggtctgaatttgaaATGAAACTCCTGCACCTGTATAAATATTACCATATGCTTATCCTAAAATTCAATTTGGTGAACattcttttcttcaaatataTGTTCTAGTTCTTCGGAATTAATTCGTTGTCTAAAGATATCCTATTGGGCATAGGCAACTTAAAAAGCAAAGAACCATTttaataccaaaaaataaaataaaataaaactaataaataagataaagaaaatggagtttaaaagtttgaataatttttaaataatgtttaacttttaaattattatttaagaaaaaaatctgAAAGTTTGAAACTCAATGTATCATGTGAGagataaaattacaattacatTGTTTAACATAAGGAATATCATAATAGTACATTTATGTAGTGTTACCGTTACTGTatgtaagtatttttaaatatttttaaattatttaaattctaaaaatattaattaaaagattaaaattgaaaattattaattatatatattttgactaattaatcataatattacaTTTACATAGTGTTACCGTTACTGTAtacgtatttttaaatatttataaattatttaaattttaaaaatttaattaaaagagtaaaattgaaaaagtaaaagaatatatataattatagatatataattttggatacaaatagaataaattttagtttttaaaataaaaaatattgtgtaaataatatataaataattatttgaattcaaaaaataattattaaaatgataaaattaaaaaatatttttttattaagaataattatttaagtttaaaaaataataattaaaagaataaaaaaaactaaaatatcaattttactttttaaatcccAGTTGAAATAACCTATCTTTACCTTTTCTTTATGCATCAAATGTAcgatttatttaaactaaaatatatatttacctACATACacaatttaatgtaaaatatgtattatattaGAAAGTATATATTGTACTATTGAAATTTGAcctattttgtaaattttgttgCTGATACTTAATTGTGCTAATTCACTTTTAATCCTCTAAATTTTTGTGCATACTTGTGATCcccacaaaattaaaatatgactTTTAGTCCCTCACAACTGAAAAAGAAgccattaataatattaagactTTCAACAACCAGGAATTGACTTTTTCGTTTATAAAAGTATAGAAgatttaaaatatgtgaaacTTTTTCTTCCCATATAATTTcgaacatgttattttcatcatctcttcTACacctcttaaaaaaaaattattctcaactttattcatgataaaatattgaataaatattatatttaatacatttcCTAATCAAACAAATATTACAAACTATCAATTCCATAAGTAATTCATACAAGTATTAGTAAACCAATTGGTACAGaagaaaacttttaataaaagttacTAATCCAAACAAAAATGGGATTATAatagaaaacatattttatttgaaatattgtttAACCTTGTGATTCTATTTGCCATATAAATCATTATATTTGATATATGTTAGTTTCTTACCCCAAAAcacaccattttttttaaatactaaaatttaataatcaacaTTTTAgaggtaatatatatatatatatatatatatatatatatatatatatatatatatatatatatatatatatatatatatatatatatatataggagtgAATTTTTAAGACATCAGCAAATCAATTGCATTTTGTGTGTGTATAGGTGTAAAGAAGGTTAGTTGGAGTAAAATGTTGGGTgtgttatataataataaataataaataatgaataataaatatcattacATTCTTATTCTTACCTAATTATAATGATTTCAATTCCAATCTAGTCAAAAGCTTGGACTGCTTTATCCTACGCCCTCCTCGCTGATTATCCTGCGCATATTTAGCCTCTTTCTCGTCGAGATCCTCCTCCTCTGCGGACTCTCACTCTCTCAAAGACACAATATCCTGTTGGATTCCAGGTATTCCTCGATCTATATTATACTCTCTTCAATGtctcttccttttttcttttcttttttttatttaatttcaccatttatttttatttttttgagtttttttagtgAATGAGCATTTTCTTCCAAAGCTTGTGATGAACATGTGATAATTGGTTTGTTTAAGGCCGATCCCTGTTTCCAAGTCCGTTGTAATTTTACTCTGATTGATGGAAAATTCGTTTCTAAGTGATTTGCCAATTAGGAGAAACACTGGATTTTTGTCATAATATTTACATGCATGAGTTTTATGAATGAGATGAGAGTTCAATTTCCGGTTTAAGATCAAACTGTGGTGAATTGATGACATTAATCGTTGTAATTGGACAAAAAAAAGGTTTCGTTATTgctttcattcttttttatttctttcgaatattttaattttgctaTTGTTGTCATGGTCTGTCTACAGGGTAGTAGCAttgttttttttagattttgaattTAGCTTATATTCAGGCTTGATATGGCTATTAATTAGTGTGAATTGATGGAGTGGTGAATGATTATCAGCAGAAAGAATCATGAGTTGTTTCAGCTGTTGCGAAGAAGATGACTTCCAGAAGCATGCTGAAAGTGGAGGACAACATCTTGTAAAAAACTCAACAGGTAATTGAGTTCTGGCCTGAGGGTTTAGTTGTCTAGGTGTAGTGTTATGATACTTTGCTGTGTGTGTTAATTGATGTTAGATTACCTGAATTATATTTGATGTAATTAATGTGATAAATTGTGTTATGCAGGAAACGATGGAAATGGTCGTGCTTCTGAAACTGCAAAGCAGGGCATTCAAGCTGTTAAAATTCAGCCCATTGAAGTTCCTGAACTACAAGTGGATGAACTCAAAGAAATTACTGACGGCTTTGGAGAAAGTTCTTTGATTGGAGAGGGATCCTATGGAAGAGTGTATTACGGTGTTCTGAAAAGTGGGCAGGCTGCAGCAATCAAGAAATTAGATGCCAGTAAACAGCCAGATGATGAGTTTTTAGCCCAGGTTTGTGTCAAGCCAGGCTTACTATTCAATCATTGAGGTTATTGTGATCAATATAATCAGTTGGTTTTGGAATTTTCAGGTTTCGATGGTTTCACGGCTGAAACATgacaattttgttcaattgctTGGTTATTGCATTGATGGAAACTCTCGAATTCTTACTTATGAGTTTGCATCTAATGGGTCTCTTCATGATATTCTGCATGGTATGTGGTTTTTTCttcatgatattttaaatggaGCATGTGTTGATTGCATCTTATGAACATTTTGATTTATTGTGCCTTGACAAGCAATGATACCCACAtgatagatatatatatatatcttttattccTTTGGATTTAAATAAGTACATTGTCGTGTTCTTATCATTTTCATTACATGCAGGAAGAAAAGGTGTTAAAGGAGCACAGCCTGGTCCCGTTCTAACATGGACACAAAGAGTTAAAATTGCTGTAGGGGCAGCCAAAGGGCTTGAGTACTTGCATGAGAGGGCTGATCCTCACATTATCCACCGGGACATCAAGTCAAGCAATGTACTCATCTTTGACGATGATGTTGCTAAAATTGCAGATTTTGATTTGTCAAATCAGGCTCCTGACATGGCAGCACGACTCCATTCCACTCGTGTCCTTGGAACCTTTGGTTATCATGCGCCAGAGTAAGATGTGCATACCAGATTTTTGAGAGATATTGCATTAtatgctttattattttttctgttgGTTTACTTATCATAGACTTCTTGTAACTGATGAGCATAGTAGGTGAAGGCgacttatttaaaaagtaatagaaAGTTTTCCCACCTCCCTAGTTGACTAGCAGACATTGTCAATTTCTTCTATACATTCTTTTGAGTGTTTCTCTGTATTTTGACTGATAATCAATTTGGAAAACAATACTattcttatatatttagttagtgTTCTGGAAAATACCTTGACAATCTGTCTAATCTTGTTGTTGCAGATATGCAATGACTGGTCAATTGAATGCCAAGAGTGATGTATACAGTTTTGGTGTCGTCCTTCTGGAACTTTTGACGGGAAGGAAGCCTGTTGATCATACACTGCCACGTGGGCAACAGAGCCTGGTTACTTGGGTAAATGCAAATCTcattattgtaatatattttcCTGTTGTCGCAAAAGCAGAGAATTCAAAGTGTTGGTCAGCTAACTGATCCCAGTACCTGATGTGTTTCAGGCTACTCCAAGACTCAGTGAGGATAAAGTTAGACAGTGTGTAGATGCAAGACTAGGAGGAGATTACCCTCCCAAAGCTGTTGCTAAGGTATTCACTGTGttttagtgtatttttttttctctttattttttctggtatgtcattttctttgctgAGGTGTTGTGGGTGGACTGGTTTGAAACACTTGTCTAAGAAATAGCAAACTAATCAAAAGTACTTCACATAAGATACCCGAAGACATTTGAATCTTAAAGTTTGTTACAGTTGATTTAGTTAGTTGAACAATGGGAATGTAATGTCTTCGTCTACAGTTTTGTTCTCAGTTTTTTAACTTGAGAGCTAGTAACAGGTATCATTACTTGAGAGCCAAAAAATACTTCTATATAAAAGTAGTATACACTTTTTAGTTGAACCGCTGGTAGAAAATGACAATGCTGGTAGAAAATGACAATCAGGATAACTGTTTTAGGAAATATTGACTAGTTACTTAACTAAGACAAATATTAATGTATAACATCAAGATACTTTCTTAAATATAGATGGCTGCTGTTGCTGCCCTGTGTGTGCAATATGAAGCTGATTTCAGACCAAACATGAGTATTGTTGTCAAAGCTCTCCAACCTTTGTTGAACGCAAGACATGGACCTGCTGGTGAAACTTCAAACTAATCTCTCTGACTATATTTCTGTCTATTTGTATCAATTAGTATGTGCATCAGTGAGTGTGCACGGAAGATGTAAGAAAGTGACTGCTTCAGAAGCGGATGGAAGATGAACATGTTTATATATCCCATTGTTTATGCAGCATTCATTTTGTTCATAATCCATAGGTACTGAGatttacttcttttatttatttgtctgTTACTTGCGTATGCTGGGATTATTGCCATCTTACTTGAAATTTTGGGGTCTTAAATGCAATtggttcaaaaaatatttaatctaatGTTAGTCatcaattttcatattaattttatagcTCTTTTTATCACTATGAATAACTGcattgaatataatttatatttataattcaatattttaatggTAAAACTATTTAGTGAATTCTATGTACCCTTGGGGTCAACCCAGTGATGGAGTTTGGATAACTGGCTACATGTGTTAGGTTCAAACTTCTTTGTCatcattgtaaaaataaaaagaattatttcttctaaacttaaaattgttaaaatggCTTGAATGTTACCTTGTCCCTTTATCTTCTTTACTTCATATAGTTATGGGCTTTATCTTCTTTACTTCACATAGTTATGAGTCCTAGGTTTAAAATGAGGTTTAAAAgtgatgttatttttatttttttataagattaaaaggCTTATGGATCATCACATCTACTAAACCACGTAAATTTGTGTTTCAAACAATATGTTTCATTCtcttgattgaaaaaaaaaaaaaaatatagttagaAGTTTCATGTGACACTCATTCCACTATTACATTTAAGGGTGGGTATGGTATGATTCAATTTAGATTTaacaaaaatgggtatgggtttGGGTTGGATATGTAATtcagatatattttaaatggataAACAAGATTTGGATTTTTATTAACTCTatttaaattggattaaatttatattgaattcATTTTgtcaattagattaaattaagtGAGATTGATATACTTGATTATTAGGTCTATAAGATATTGGTTAGACCAACTCGAATTGATTTTTGTTCAAGATCGACCTTTGttaaattatgttcaatttttcatttttattaacgTTGTTTGAATTGgtaattttgacaaattttttattagacaAATGTTGGAAACTCCGGATAGACGAGATAGTTTTAACATACAACTCTCAAATCTTCTTCAATTTTCCATTTTCCTATAtgcaataatataaaaataataataatatttgacctaaaaaaacacataaaactCTTACATCTTTCtatgaaaataatacaaaatacgTTACTAAagacaaataataaatgttaGTATTTATGatacttatcaaattatcta carries:
- the LOC114164792 gene encoding pto-interacting protein 1-like, with the translated sequence MSCFSCCEEDDFQKHAESGGQHLVKNSTGNDGNGRASETAKQGIQAVKIQPIEVPELQVDELKEITDGFGESSLIGEGSYGRVYYGVLKSGQAAAIKKLDASKQPDDEFLAQVSMVSRLKHDNFVQLLGYCIDGNSRILTYEFASNGSLHDILHGRKGVKGAQPGPVLTWTQRVKIAVGAAKGLEYLHERADPHIIHRDIKSSNVLIFDDDVAKIADFDLSNQAPDMAARLHSTRVLGTFGYHAPEYAMTGQLNAKSDVYSFGVVLLELLTGRKPVDHTLPRGQQSLVTWATPRLSEDKVRQCVDARLGGDYPPKAVAKMAAVAALCVQYEADFRPNMSIVVKALQPLLNARHGPAGETSN